The Priestia koreensis genomic interval CGAAATGTGATATTAAATTACTTTCTGATCAGCGTCCAGAGCATGGAATCAAACATTACGATACAAGTAAAAAACATATTATTTGGTCAGCAGAAAACTCTCTTAAAAAATTAGGTGTGGACAGCATTGACGTTCTTCTTATTCACCGTCCTGATCCATTAATGGACTCAGCTGAAGTAGCAGAAGCGTTTCGTCAGCTGAAGCAAGACGGGAAAGTAAAACACTTTGGCGTGTCTAACTTCCTTCCTTCACAGTTTGATATGCTGAGCTCTTATTTAGATGAGCCGCTTGTGACAAATCAAATTGAAATTTCTGTTACGCACTTAGAAGAATTCCATAACGGATCAATTGATAAGTGCTTAGAAAAACGTATTGCACCAATGGCATGGTCTCCTCTTGCTGGTGGACGTATTTTCAGCGGTGATGATGAAAGATCTACACGCGTTCGTCAAACGCTTGAAAAAATCGCCGGTGAAGTTGGCGCCGCAAGCATTGATCAAGTCATGTATGCATGGCTGCTTCGTCACCCAGCGAACATTATGCCAATCGTCGGCTCAGGTAAAATTGAGCGCGTAAAGAGTGCTGTAGAAGCATTAAACATTAACTTAACGCGTGAGCAGTGGTTTGACATTTGGACAAGTTCACTAGGACATGAAGTCGCATAAGAAAACAAACACAAAGAGCCTCGCGTAACTGCTAGGCTCTTTGTTTAATAATGAGGAAACGCTTCTTTTAGCTTCTTTAAAACAAACGTTTCTCGCTGTATCCAGTCATGTTGAGTCTGTAGACGTTCGTTTTGCTCAATCGCTTCGTCTAGCGTGACCCATTTAGGCGTATATCCTTGCTCTGCCTCATAGTCATCTAATTGCTGAGACCCCATCTTTTCCGTCAACAATTCACACAAATAATAATGAGATGTCATTTCAAATAGCGCATCCACTGCATAATCATCGGGATTTCGCTCAATGATCGTTCCCACATAGCGTTGAACGCGGCAATCGTTGTATCCGGTCTCTTCCTCGATTTCTCGGCGTAGTGCCTCTTCCTGCTCTTCGCCTCCATCACGCCCACCGCCAGGAAATTTATAATCTCCAAACGTTGAATGAACCATTAAGATTTGACCGTTGTGCAAGATCGCTGCTCGAACAGCTTCTCTCGTGTGATGCTTTTTGAATTGATCTACGTTCTTGCATTCTGGATGTTCAAACTCATAGTAAAAAGTATCCATACATCCTCCTATTTTTTTATCCTACAAACATCGGGTAAAGCAACGTGCATAGCCCAATCACCACAGGTAAAAATAAAACGGGTGTCAGAGCGGTTCTGTATGGAATGAACTTCCCTAATGAGAAAACCACCGCCGCCATAATAATATAATAAGCAATGGGCTCGACAAACCAATCTTTGAGTGGGTGTTCAAAGAAAAAGCGCCCAAACAGAACAGAAACCACGATACCGAAAATGATGCAGTGCCATACGTAGCTCCAATGGGTTACGTAACGCTTGATTAACCAATACATAGCAGTCGTTAATAAGGTTGTCATGTACACCAGTGGTAGCCCATAAAAGGTAAGACTATAAAAATCAAACAAACTCGATACCTGCAACAAAAATATGAATACGAGAAAGCAAATAGAGCTTCCGATAAAATAACGAAAAAACATACCCCTCACCCCTTTTACCATTATTTTACTATTTGTCAAAAGAAATGGATAGGGGCATAAAATAATTTATTTGTTAGGCCTGTGATGTCATTGGGTGCTTGAATTCCTTGGGAAATAGTTCACCCTCTTGACGGACAAATAGAACGTTTGAATCTTCGTATACTTCCTTTTCACACACTAGATCATCACTTGGTGTAAAATGTAAAATAACCTTGGTCGTATTCTCTAATACTAGGCTATGAATTACCGTTTCTAGATCAACTTTCTGTTCTGAAATCATATCAAACAGATGTAGAACAGACCCCTTCATGCTGTGCAATGACAATGGCGTCCTCTGTCTCTATGTAATAGAGGTGATCTGGAAAAACGTAGAGACAATAAAACATGGCTAGTTCAGCTGCATGAACGGTGCTGAAGCACGTCGAAATAGCTGAGCGATTTTGTGCTTTTTGATAAATAAGATGCCGATCTGCTGCACTGTGACCGCTTAGTTTTTTAGGCGCACTCGATTCAACCTCTCTTTTTACAACAGGATACGTATACAGCGTTTCTTGTTTCGGAAGGAAGCCAAACTTTGGATAAAAGTCTAATACGCTTTGATTTGCATACAAATACATAACGTCCACATGAGCGAAATCTTCCATTACTTTTTTCATGAGCCAAGTTGAATAGCCTTTGTGCCGATATTGTTCGTCTGTCATGACTGTCCCAATTTGAATCGCTTGTGTTTCTTTATTATGTATAAGAAGAGTTAGCTTGTTCACTGAAACATTTGCAACTATTTCTCCACTTTCATTGACCAATGAATACGGATTGTATCGTTCAGACCAGTAGCCGTGCTGATAGTAGGCTTCAAAATTGAGTCCAAACGTTTTTGTGGCTAATGCATTAAAACTATCTCTTAGCGCTTGATCGTGTCGGTAGTTATGAACGAACTTGACAGAATCCATTTCACATTCTTCCTTTCCGTTTTAACCTTTACCTAGGGGGAGAGTGATAAAAACAGCTGTTCCTTCACCCTTACTGCTTTCAATCCATACCTCTCCGCTATGTGCTTCTACTAAACGCTTTACGATAGAAAGACCGAGTCCACTTCCACCTGAGCGCCGGTTTCGAGACGGATCATCGCGATACAATCGCTCAAATGCTCGCTGAACACCTTCTTTGCTCATGCCTTCTCCGTTATCTCGGATGGACAATAGAGCATACCCACTTTTTTCTTCTACTGCCACTTCTATTTGTCCACCTCTTGGCGTATAGGCCAGGGAATTGGTAAGGATATTTAATAGCACTTGAATCATTCGTTCACGATCAGCTGCCAGAAAAAACGGATGTAGTTTCGTTTGGATCTT includes:
- a CDS encoding aldo/keto reductase, whose product is MERVQLKEDLQFSRIIHGLWRLADWKQSDQETLALLEQCLELGITTFDNADIYGDYSCEELFGKALALKPELREKMELVTKCDIKLLSDQRPEHGIKHYDTSKKHIIWSAENSLKKLGVDSIDVLLIHRPDPLMDSAEVAEAFRQLKQDGKVKHFGVSNFLPSQFDMLSSYLDEPLVTNQIEISVTHLEEFHNGSIDKCLEKRIAPMAWSPLAGGRIFSGDDERSTRVRQTLEKIAGEVGAASIDQVMYAWLLRHPANIMPIVGSGKIERVKSAVEALNINLTREQWFDIWTSSLGHEVA
- a CDS encoding GNAT family N-acetyltransferase, which produces MDSVKFVHNYRHDQALRDSFNALATKTFGLNFEAYYQHGYWSERYNPYSLVNESGEIVANVSVNKLTLLIHNKETQAIQIGTVMTDEQYRHKGYSTWLMKKVMEDFAHVDVMYLYANQSVLDFYPKFGFLPKQETLYTYPVVKREVESSAPKKLSGHSAADRHLIYQKAQNRSAISTCFSTVHAAELAMFYCLYVFPDHLYYIETEDAIVIAQHEGVCSTSV
- a CDS encoding NUDIX hydrolase, which gives rise to MDTFYYEFEHPECKNVDQFKKHHTREAVRAAILHNGQILMVHSTFGDYKFPGGGRDGGEEQEEALRREIEEETGYNDCRVQRYVGTIIERNPDDYAVDALFEMTSHYYLCELLTEKMGSQQLDDYEAEQGYTPKWVTLDEAIEQNERLQTQHDWIQRETFVLKKLKEAFPHY